One window from the genome of Alkalihalobacillus sp. LMS6 encodes:
- a CDS encoding arsenate reductase family protein: MNVTIYEYPKCGTCRNAKKWLDEHNVKYEAIHIVDEPPHAETLKELHQKSGLELKAFFNTSGKKYRELDLKNKREAMSEQEQYELLASDGMLIKRPIVTDGKTVTLGFKEDQFQANWA; the protein is encoded by the coding sequence ATGAACGTAACAATTTATGAATACCCAAAATGTGGAACGTGCCGAAATGCGAAAAAATGGCTAGACGAACACAACGTCAAATATGAAGCGATTCATATTGTTGACGAGCCACCGCATGCCGAAACGTTAAAAGAGCTTCATCAAAAAAGCGGTTTAGAACTTAAAGCGTTTTTCAACACGAGCGGAAAAAAATATCGCGAGTTAGATTTGAAAAATAAACGTGAAGCAATGAGCGAGCAAGAGCAATACGAACTTCTTGCTTCTGACGGTATGCTAATAAAGCGCCCCATTGTGACTGACGGAAAGACGGTTACACTAGGTTTTAAAGAAGATCAGTTTCAAGCAAACTGGGCATAA
- a CDS encoding acyl-CoA dehydrogenase family protein: protein MSEATGNLLKGGGFLLEDIDASQYFAPEDFTDEQLMIARTTEDFIEKDVKPYVDAIENHEFQHTTRLLKKAGELGLLGADVPEEYGGIGLDKISSSLISERFSRVGAFGLSHGAHVGIGSLPIVFFGSHEQKEKYLPALATGEKFAAYALTEPSSGSDALGAKTTAVLNEEGTHYVLNGEKQWITNSAFADVFVVYAKIDGEKFTAFIVEKEFDGVSTGPEEKKMGIKGSSTRTLVLEDAKVPVENVLGEIGRGHIIAFNILNIGRYKLGVGCIGGAKVALELAANYANERKQFKTPIASFTLIQEKLASMATEIFASESAIYRTGGLIEDRFASLSEEEQKDGRAVASAIAEYAIECSLNKFDGSETLDFVADEAVQIHGGYGFMAEYQVERIYRDSRINRIFEGTNEINRMLVPGTLMRKAMKGELPFLEKATALQEELMMLMPQEVGDEPLEQEKYLLSMAKKIFLMIAGTGAQKYGPELDKEQEVLAVVADIVNDIYSLESVVLRTEKAIAKSSVEAQNQKLLMTQVFAQEAMNRIEANAKKALVHVEEGDTLRTMLSMLKKLTRHTPINVVGKKREIAKAVIAEKRFVV, encoded by the coding sequence ATGAGTGAAGCAACAGGCAATTTATTAAAAGGTGGCGGCTTTTTACTAGAAGATATTGACGCATCACAGTACTTTGCGCCAGAAGATTTTACTGATGAGCAATTGATGATTGCGCGTACGACTGAAGATTTCATTGAAAAAGATGTGAAACCTTATGTTGATGCGATTGAAAACCATGAGTTCCAACACACGACTCGATTATTGAAAAAAGCTGGAGAGTTAGGCTTATTAGGAGCAGATGTGCCAGAAGAGTATGGTGGAATTGGTTTAGATAAGATAAGTTCTTCTCTCATCTCAGAACGCTTTAGTCGTGTAGGGGCATTTGGTTTAAGTCACGGCGCTCACGTTGGGATCGGTTCTTTGCCAATTGTTTTCTTCGGCTCACATGAGCAAAAAGAAAAATACTTACCGGCCCTTGCAACAGGTGAAAAATTTGCTGCGTACGCGCTAACAGAGCCAAGTTCTGGTTCGGATGCATTAGGAGCTAAAACAACAGCTGTTTTAAATGAAGAAGGCACACACTATGTTCTTAACGGTGAAAAACAATGGATTACAAACTCTGCTTTCGCTGATGTCTTTGTGGTTTACGCTAAAATTGACGGTGAAAAGTTTACGGCGTTTATCGTTGAAAAAGAGTTTGATGGTGTATCAACTGGACCAGAAGAAAAGAAAATGGGTATTAAAGGTTCATCCACACGTACACTAGTATTAGAAGATGCAAAAGTCCCTGTGGAAAATGTACTAGGTGAAATCGGACGCGGTCACATCATTGCGTTTAACATTTTAAACATTGGTCGTTACAAGCTTGGTGTTGGGTGTATTGGTGGAGCGAAAGTCGCGCTTGAGCTAGCAGCAAACTACGCAAACGAGCGCAAGCAGTTTAAAACACCAATTGCATCATTTACATTAATACAAGAAAAATTGGCTTCGATGGCGACAGAAATTTTCGCATCAGAAAGTGCGATTTATCGTACGGGCGGCTTAATTGAAGATCGATTTGCAAGTCTTTCAGAAGAAGAACAAAAAGATGGCCGTGCAGTAGCATCAGCGATTGCTGAGTATGCAATTGAGTGTTCCCTTAATAAATTTGATGGTTCCGAAACGCTTGATTTTGTTGCGGACGAAGCAGTACAAATTCATGGTGGTTACGGGTTCATGGCTGAATATCAAGTCGAGCGTATTTATCGAGATTCTCGAATTAACCGGATTTTTGAAGGAACGAATGAAATTAACCGGATGCTTGTTCCTGGTACGTTAATGCGTAAAGCGATGAAAGGCGAGCTGCCATTCCTAGAGAAGGCGACTGCTCTTCAAGAAGAATTAATGATGCTCATGCCACAAGAAGTAGGCGATGAGCCGTTAGAGCAAGAGAAGTACTTGCTTTCTATGGCAAAGAAAATCTTCTTAATGATTGCAGGTACAGGAGCGCAAAAATATGGTCCTGAACTAGATAAAGAGCAAGAGGTGTTAGCGGTAGTCGCGGATATCGTGAATGATATTTATTCGCTTGAGTCTGTTGTTTTACGGACAGAAAAAGCAATTGCGAAATCGTCAGTTGAAGCACAGAACCAAAAATTGTTAATGACGCAAGTGTTTGCGCAAGAAGCAATGAATCGTATTGAAGCGAATGCGAAAAAAGCGCTTGTGCATGTGGAGGAAGGCGATACGCTTCGCACCATGCTTTCAATGTTGAAAAAATTAACACGACATACGCCAATTAATGTTGTCGGAAAGAAGAGAGAAATTGCGAAAGCGGTTATTGCTGAAAAGAGATTTGTTGTTTAA
- a CDS encoding acetyl-CoA C-acetyltransferase — protein sequence MKEAVIVSGARTPVGKAKRGAFAHVRSDDLGATAVKETIRRAGNVELNEIEDVIIGCAMPEAEQGMNMARNLSVLAGIPQSVPAVTINRYCASGLQTIAYGAERIMLGQSKIIVAGGAESMSMIPIGGHVIKPNPKLIDEAPEYYMSMGYTAEEVARQYGISREDQDTFATESHKRAAAAIQNGYFEDEIVPVHVQEQVLGEDGKVSVQERMVSVDEGVRADTTFETLSKLKPAFQLKGTVTAGNSSQMSDGAASVLLMEKEEATERGLSPILKFRSFAVAGVAPEVMGIGPIEAIPKAVRQAGLQLEDIGLFELNEAFASQALAIIRTLGLDHDKVNVNGGAIALGHPLGCTGSKLTLSLAHEMKRRGQQFGVVTMCIGGGMGAAGVFELV from the coding sequence GTGAAGGAAGCTGTCATTGTATCAGGTGCTCGGACGCCTGTTGGAAAGGCAAAACGAGGTGCCTTCGCACACGTACGTTCAGATGATTTAGGCGCTACGGCTGTTAAAGAGACAATACGTCGAGCTGGAAATGTTGAATTAAATGAAATTGAAGATGTGATTATTGGTTGTGCGATGCCAGAAGCAGAACAAGGCATGAACATGGCCCGTAACTTAAGTGTTCTAGCGGGGATTCCGCAATCTGTACCAGCTGTCACGATCAATCGTTATTGTGCTTCAGGACTTCAAACGATCGCCTACGGAGCAGAACGTATTATGCTCGGGCAAAGCAAAATTATCGTTGCAGGTGGCGCAGAATCTATGAGCATGATTCCAATTGGCGGCCACGTGATTAAGCCAAATCCTAAACTCATTGATGAAGCACCCGAATATTATATGTCAATGGGCTACACAGCGGAAGAAGTCGCACGTCAATATGGCATTAGTCGTGAAGATCAAGATACATTTGCGACAGAAAGTCATAAACGAGCTGCCGCAGCTATTCAAAATGGGTATTTTGAAGATGAGATTGTACCAGTCCATGTTCAAGAGCAGGTGTTAGGTGAAGATGGAAAAGTAAGTGTGCAAGAAAGAATGGTTTCTGTGGACGAAGGTGTGCGAGCAGATACGACATTTGAGACGTTGTCAAAACTAAAACCAGCATTTCAATTAAAGGGGACGGTTACAGCAGGGAACTCATCACAAATGAGTGACGGCGCTGCTTCCGTATTATTAATGGAAAAAGAAGAGGCGACTGAGCGCGGACTCTCACCAATCCTGAAATTTCGAAGTTTTGCAGTTGCTGGCGTGGCACCGGAAGTAATGGGGATCGGTCCAATTGAAGCGATTCCGAAAGCGGTACGTCAAGCGGGCTTGCAATTAGAAGATATCGGCTTGTTTGAACTAAATGAAGCATTTGCATCGCAAGCATTAGCAATTATCCGCACGTTAGGACTTGATCACGACAAAGTGAACGTAAACGGTGGCGCGATTGCACTCGGTCACCCACTAGGCTGTACAGGTTCGAAGTTAACCTTATCCCTAGCGCACGAAATGAAGCGACGGGGTCAGCAGTTCGGCGTTGTGACGATGTGTATTGGCGGCGGCATGGGTGCTGCAGGAGTATTTGAACTCGTTTAA
- a CDS encoding 3-hydroxyacyl-CoA dehydrogenase/enoyl-CoA hydratase family protein — translation MSRHIKKTAVIGSGVMGASIAAHLANAGTPVLLLDIVPKEKETQTQSSVATAEKKHTRNQLADTAVKKLLKQKPAPLSSKKNIELIETGNLEDDLSRLSEADWIIEVIIENLDAKKELFAKIDEVRKEGSIVSSNTSGISIEAMSEGRSADFKAHFLGTHFFNPPRYLKLLEVIPVKETNQEVIDFVRSFAEESLGKGVVEAKDTPNFIANRIGTYGLLVTVHEMLRGGYSVGEVDSVTGTLIGRPKSATFRTLDVVGLDTFLHVAKNVYDVTSGDEQAMFDPPGFMREMAEKGWIGAKAGQGFFLKKDGVIYELNPETMEYEDRKKLKAPSIEKTKALKSKKQKIQTVVFADDRAGQLLWNIISPVLLYTAEKTYEIANDVLAVDEAMRWGFGWSMGPFELWDALGFRQTVEKMKADGRSLPTWVEEMFESGKEGFYTDGQFIHAKEYVPIRQHEKYLSLNHLIKTNTVMKNTGAAMIDIGDDVALLKFTSPNNSIGLDVIQMINKSIAEAEKNFKGLVIGNESKNFCVGANLMMMLMEAQDDNFFELDMVVKQFQQATSTIRYSNVPIVTAPFQMTLGGGAEISLPAASIQASHETYMGLVEVGVGLIPGGGGNKELYLRNLERYGNSPAQLQQVARETFETIATAKVSTSAAEAKENGFMNHRDGIVMNDSFVNHAAKQKVISLFNAGYQAPARKKIPVTGEAGYATLMLGAEMMKWGGYASEHDLKIAKKLAFVISGGRLKEGTLVDEQYLLDLEREAFLSLIAEPKSQQRMQHMLTKGKPLRN, via the coding sequence ATGTCACGTCATATAAAGAAAACTGCGGTCATTGGATCGGGTGTAATGGGGGCAAGCATTGCTGCTCATTTGGCCAATGCAGGAACGCCTGTTTTATTACTCGACATCGTACCAAAAGAGAAAGAAACGCAAACACAGTCTAGTGTTGCTACTGCTGAAAAAAAGCATACGCGCAATCAATTAGCGGATACAGCAGTTAAAAAACTCCTAAAACAAAAACCGGCACCACTGTCTTCAAAGAAAAATATTGAATTGATTGAAACTGGAAATTTAGAAGATGATTTAAGTCGTTTAAGTGAAGCTGATTGGATCATTGAAGTCATTATTGAAAATTTGGATGCAAAAAAAGAATTGTTTGCGAAAATTGATGAGGTAAGAAAAGAAGGTTCAATCGTTTCCTCCAACACATCAGGGATCTCGATTGAAGCGATGTCAGAAGGTAGAAGTGCTGATTTTAAAGCACATTTTCTAGGCACACACTTTTTTAATCCACCTCGTTATTTAAAGCTGCTTGAAGTGATTCCGGTGAAGGAAACAAATCAAGAAGTAATCGATTTTGTCCGTTCTTTTGCAGAAGAATCCCTTGGTAAAGGAGTTGTTGAAGCAAAGGATACACCAAACTTTATTGCAAATCGAATTGGAACGTATGGCTTACTCGTAACCGTTCATGAGATGCTGCGCGGTGGATATTCAGTGGGAGAAGTGGATTCGGTTACAGGAACATTAATCGGTCGCCCTAAAAGCGCTACATTCCGTACTCTCGATGTGGTCGGCTTGGACACCTTTTTACATGTTGCCAAAAACGTGTACGACGTGACGAGTGGAGACGAGCAAGCGATGTTTGACCCACCTGGATTTATGCGTGAGATGGCAGAAAAAGGCTGGATAGGAGCCAAAGCAGGCCAAGGCTTCTTCTTAAAAAAAGATGGCGTCATCTATGAACTTAATCCTGAAACGATGGAGTATGAAGACCGAAAAAAATTAAAAGCACCGTCTATTGAAAAAACGAAAGCCTTAAAGTCTAAGAAGCAAAAAATTCAAACCGTTGTGTTTGCCGATGATCGAGCGGGCCAACTTTTATGGAATATCATTAGTCCAGTCCTTCTTTACACGGCAGAAAAAACGTATGAGATTGCGAACGATGTGCTAGCTGTAGATGAAGCGATGCGTTGGGGATTCGGCTGGAGCATGGGACCATTCGAATTATGGGATGCACTTGGTTTCAGACAGACCGTAGAGAAGATGAAAGCGGACGGACGATCGCTTCCTACTTGGGTTGAAGAGATGTTTGAATCAGGGAAAGAAGGGTTTTATACAGACGGTCAATTTATTCATGCAAAAGAATATGTGCCGATTCGCCAACATGAAAAGTATCTATCATTAAATCATTTAATCAAGACAAATACGGTGATGAAAAATACTGGTGCTGCCATGATTGATATTGGCGATGATGTAGCGTTACTAAAATTCACATCACCAAACAATTCCATAGGTCTTGATGTCATTCAAATGATAAATAAATCAATTGCAGAAGCAGAAAAGAATTTTAAAGGATTAGTCATTGGAAATGAAAGCAAGAACTTCTGCGTTGGAGCAAATCTGATGATGATGCTCATGGAAGCACAAGATGACAATTTCTTTGAGCTTGATATGGTCGTGAAGCAGTTCCAGCAAGCAACATCTACAATTCGCTATTCAAATGTTCCGATCGTAACAGCGCCGTTCCAAATGACACTTGGTGGCGGAGCGGAAATCAGTTTACCAGCTGCAAGTATCCAAGCGAGTCACGAAACGTATATGGGTCTTGTTGAAGTTGGCGTCGGTCTTATTCCAGGTGGAGGAGGAAATAAAGAATTATACCTTCGTAACTTAGAGCGCTACGGCAACTCACCAGCACAACTGCAGCAAGTAGCACGGGAAACGTTTGAAACGATTGCAACCGCGAAAGTGTCAACTTCTGCCGCTGAAGCAAAAGAAAACGGCTTTATGAATCATCGCGATGGCATCGTCATGAACGATTCATTCGTTAACCATGCCGCAAAACAAAAAGTCATCTCTCTGTTTAATGCAGGCTATCAAGCACCAGCGAGAAAGAAAATTCCTGTTACAGGGGAAGCTGGATACGCGACATTGATGTTAGGTGCAGAAATGATGAAGTGGGGCGGATACGCATCCGAACACGATTTAAAAATTGCGAAGAAGTTAGCGTTTGTGATTTCTGGGGGTCGCTTAAAAGAAGGCACGCTTGTTGATGAGCAATACTTACTCGACCTTGAGCGTGAAGCGTTCTTAAGTCTGATCGCCGAACCAAAATCACAACAACGGATGCAGCATATGCTTACAAAAGGAAAACCATTACGTAACTAG
- a CDS encoding spore coat protein, with product MMNQQKVQNPKIQIPTTTSMNDQDYITDMLTTEKYITVSYSVAEHEASHEAYYQTIHQANNEASQMQRTLYETMFRKGLYSLTPTQESSIQQSYQQHTQDKSQLPYQ from the coding sequence ATGATGAATCAGCAAAAAGTTCAAAACCCAAAGATTCAAATCCCTACAACAACGTCTATGAATGACCAAGATTATATTACGGACATGCTTACAACTGAAAAATATATCACCGTATCGTATTCAGTTGCTGAACATGAGGCGAGTCATGAAGCTTATTATCAAACGATTCACCAAGCAAATAATGAAGCCTCACAAATGCAGCGAACCTTGTATGAAACGATGTTTCGCAAAGGATTGTATAGCTTGACGCCAACTCAAGAATCATCTATTCAACAAAGCTATCAACAGCATACACAAGACAAATCTCAACTTCCATACCAGTAA
- a CDS encoding catalase, which produces MERKPKKPNRKAEQVEQYSRNNYNKPLTTNQGIKISNDENTLKAGERGPSLLEDFVMREKLSHFDRERIPERVVHARGYGAYGTFRVYESQAALTKAHFLQDPSIETPVFLRFSEVAGSKGAAETVRDVRGFAVKFYTEEGNFDLVGNNIPVFFIQDGIKFPDLIHAVKPEPNNEIPQAQTAHDNFWDFMANNKESAHMMMWIMSDRTIPRSFRTMEGFGVHTFRLVNEAGKAHFVKFHWKPKLGVHSLVWNESQKLGGIDPDFHRRDLWDVIEAGGEAVWELGIQVLDEKDEFKFDFDILDSTKIWPEEDVPVRRIGEMRLNRNVENVFAETEQIALHPGNIVSGIDFTDDPLLQTRLFSYTDTQMYRVGTNHQELPINQPLCPFHNNQRDGAMRHTVDKGQVHYHKNSLWNNTPFEVDPSKGGFVTYPEKVNGVKIRKTAKSFLDHYSQARLFWNSMSSWERDHIANAFSFELGKVKSKSVRQQMINHIGGVSTELATVVSKQIGVQPPSVAESKVRKASKALSMANQNQSVKWLKVGVLLSEGFDGPATKRVVERLKQDGVRVEILSEKQAEVRGTDNVTYTPDASFLTGSPLLYDSIYVASGRRPDSYSTGQMAHFIREQFMHYKPIGVSPKVKPLLQELGIEGKEAVLINDHDSFLDEYMSALAKQRFFQRV; this is translated from the coding sequence ATGGAACGGAAGCCGAAAAAACCAAATCGAAAAGCGGAACAAGTTGAACAATACTCACGAAATAACTACAATAAACCTTTAACAACCAATCAAGGCATTAAAATTTCAAATGATGAAAATACTTTAAAAGCTGGTGAGCGTGGACCGAGTTTGCTTGAAGATTTTGTGATGCGAGAAAAGCTTTCTCACTTTGATCGAGAACGAATCCCAGAAAGAGTCGTACATGCAAGAGGATATGGCGCATATGGAACGTTTCGAGTGTACGAATCTCAAGCAGCGTTAACAAAAGCTCATTTTTTGCAAGATCCTAGCATTGAAACGCCTGTGTTTCTCCGATTTTCAGAAGTAGCAGGTTCCAAAGGGGCCGCTGAGACAGTGCGTGATGTTCGTGGTTTTGCGGTGAAATTTTATACGGAAGAAGGGAATTTTGATTTAGTTGGCAATAATATTCCCGTATTTTTTATTCAAGATGGCATTAAATTTCCCGATCTTATTCATGCGGTGAAACCAGAGCCAAATAATGAAATTCCACAAGCGCAAACAGCTCACGATAATTTTTGGGACTTCATGGCAAATAATAAAGAATCTGCTCATATGATGATGTGGATCATGAGTGATCGAACGATTCCTAGAAGTTTTCGGACAATGGAAGGGTTTGGAGTACATACATTCCGCCTTGTAAATGAAGCTGGAAAAGCCCATTTTGTGAAATTTCATTGGAAGCCAAAGCTAGGTGTTCACTCGCTTGTCTGGAATGAGTCGCAGAAACTTGGAGGAATTGATCCAGATTTTCATCGCAGAGACTTATGGGATGTGATTGAAGCTGGTGGTGAAGCGGTTTGGGAGCTAGGTATTCAAGTCCTTGATGAGAAAGATGAATTTAAGTTTGATTTTGATATCCTTGATTCGACTAAAATATGGCCAGAGGAAGATGTACCTGTGCGTCGAATTGGGGAAATGCGGCTAAATCGAAACGTAGAAAATGTTTTTGCAGAGACAGAGCAAATTGCGCTCCATCCAGGAAACATTGTTTCGGGTATTGATTTTACAGATGATCCACTACTCCAAACACGATTATTCTCGTATACAGACACGCAAATGTATCGAGTCGGCACCAATCATCAAGAATTACCGATTAACCAGCCATTATGTCCATTTCATAATAATCAACGTGACGGTGCGATGCGCCATACGGTTGATAAGGGCCAAGTACACTATCATAAAAATTCACTTTGGAACAACACCCCCTTTGAAGTCGACCCTAGTAAAGGTGGATTTGTTACTTACCCAGAAAAAGTCAACGGGGTGAAAATTCGAAAAACAGCTAAAAGCTTTCTTGATCATTACTCGCAAGCGAGGTTATTTTGGAATAGTATGAGCAGCTGGGAGCGCGACCATATCGCCAATGCGTTTAGTTTTGAATTAGGGAAAGTGAAGAGCAAATCGGTTCGTCAGCAAATGATTAATCATATTGGTGGCGTAAGTACAGAATTAGCCACAGTTGTGTCAAAACAAATCGGCGTTCAGCCTCCTTCCGTAGCAGAATCGAAAGTCAGGAAAGCATCGAAAGCGTTAAGTATGGCGAATCAAAACCAATCTGTGAAATGGCTTAAAGTGGGTGTATTACTGTCTGAAGGCTTTGATGGACCAGCAACCAAACGTGTAGTGGAGCGCTTGAAACAGGATGGGGTAAGGGTTGAAATTTTAAGTGAGAAGCAAGCGGAAGTTAGAGGAACAGACAATGTCACGTATACACCTGACGCAAGTTTTTTAACGGGCTCGCCGCTACTATATGATTCCATTTATGTGGCAAGTGGTAGAAGACCGGATAGCTATTCAACTGGACAGATGGCTCACTTTATTCGCGAACAATTTATGCACTATAAACCAATAGGGGTCTCTCCTAAGGTAAAACCGTTGCTGCAAGAATTAGGAATCGAGGGAAAAGAAGCTGTCTTAATCAATGATCATGATTCTTTCCTTGATGAGTATATGAGTGCGCTCGCTAAACAGCGCTTTTTTCAACGGGTATAA
- a CDS encoding glycosyltransferase family protein: MNKKEICFITCVNDETLYERAASHIDMLYLPRDYTVTKIAIRDALSMTSGYNTALKQSNAKYKVYLHQDTMIINRMFLHDLLFLFENHPSLGMFGVIGAKDLPENSVWWDSKLKAGKILEKRDTYGYLSFIEADYAFQTAAVIDGVLMATQYDIPWEEQFDGWHFYDVSQSFLFQNKGYEVGIAHQPHPWVMHECGEEFDQLAYGRYLHQFHKWQRTLSQ; encoded by the coding sequence ATGAACAAAAAAGAGATTTGTTTTATAACGTGCGTCAACGATGAGACCTTGTACGAACGAGCAGCTAGTCATATAGATATGCTGTATTTACCGCGAGATTATACGGTCACAAAAATCGCGATACGTGATGCGTTAAGCATGACAAGTGGCTATAATACGGCTTTAAAGCAGTCGAATGCAAAGTATAAAGTGTATCTGCACCAAGATACAATGATTATTAATCGGATGTTTCTTCATGATTTACTGTTCTTATTTGAGAATCACCCAAGCTTAGGGATGTTTGGTGTGATCGGCGCGAAAGATTTACCTGAGAATAGCGTTTGGTGGGACAGTAAGCTGAAAGCTGGAAAAATATTAGAGAAGCGCGACACATACGGGTATTTATCATTTATTGAAGCGGACTATGCTTTTCAAACTGCGGCCGTTATTGATGGCGTACTAATGGCAACCCAGTATGACATTCCGTGGGAGGAACAATTTGATGGCTGGCATTTTTATGATGTGAGCCAAAGCTTTCTATTCCAAAACAAAGGGTATGAGGTAGGCATTGCGCATCAACCTCATCCGTGGGTGATGCATGAATGTGGCGAAGAATTTGATCAACTCGCCTATGGCCGTTACCTTCACCAATTTCACAAATGGCAACGCACACTTTCACAGTAA
- a CDS encoding aspartate aminotransferase family protein, whose product MSQRWNELQETIPYRLAPSMAKDHPNLPVIKEEGCYYYGVDGKQYLDFTSGIAVTNVGHRHPKIVEAIKTEADSFTHGPIGVIQYESILSLANELADVMPGDLDCFFFGNSGTEAIEGALKLARHVTKRPNVVSFTGCFHGRTLGSMSVSTSKAKYKAYQPAQNNVLQLPYYQSGDSEELAIQKLDEASQTMFAHQTLPEEVACFIIEPVLGEGGYIVPPAAWLKRIREVCDEHGILLIFDEVQTGFGRTGEWFAAQAFDVTPDIMAVAKGIASGLPLSATVANHKLMQQWPLGSHATTFGGNPIACAAARATLQIIKEEKLLDNVKEVGTYAANKVRSLQAEFACIGSVRHVGMMIGIEIVDPETGKKDGERAAKILDLALEEGVLFYFCGNEGEVLRMIPPLTVTKEQIDEGLTKLRQALTRLNR is encoded by the coding sequence ATGTCACAACGTTGGAACGAGCTACAAGAAACTATTCCTTACCGTCTTGCCCCGAGTATGGCAAAAGACCATCCGAATTTACCTGTTATTAAAGAAGAAGGCTGTTATTACTATGGGGTGGATGGAAAACAATATTTAGATTTTACGTCAGGCATTGCGGTTACCAATGTCGGGCATCGTCATCCGAAAATTGTTGAAGCCATTAAAACAGAAGCGGATTCATTTACGCATGGGCCGATTGGTGTGATTCAATATGAATCGATCTTATCATTAGCAAATGAACTTGCAGATGTGATGCCAGGAGACTTAGATTGTTTTTTCTTTGGAAATAGTGGAACAGAAGCGATCGAAGGGGCGTTAAAACTTGCACGACATGTAACAAAACGACCAAACGTGGTTTCCTTTACAGGATGTTTCCACGGTCGTACGTTAGGGTCAATGAGTGTTAGTACGTCAAAAGCAAAATATAAAGCGTACCAGCCTGCTCAAAACAATGTATTACAGCTTCCTTATTACCAATCTGGTGATAGCGAGGAGCTAGCCATTCAAAAGCTTGATGAAGCATCTCAAACCATGTTTGCTCATCAAACGCTCCCAGAAGAAGTAGCATGCTTTATCATTGAGCCTGTGCTCGGAGAGGGGGGCTATATTGTCCCGCCTGCTGCGTGGTTAAAGCGTATAAGAGAGGTTTGTGATGAACATGGAATCCTGCTCATTTTTGATGAAGTACAAACAGGCTTTGGTCGAACAGGAGAATGGTTTGCGGCACAAGCATTTGATGTCACACCTGATATTATGGCAGTTGCAAAGGGAATTGCTTCTGGCTTGCCGCTTAGTGCAACCGTAGCGAATCATAAGCTGATGCAGCAATGGCCACTCGGGAGTCATGCGACAACATTTGGTGGAAATCCTATTGCGTGTGCAGCTGCAAGGGCAACGCTTCAAATCATTAAAGAAGAAAAACTCCTTGATAATGTAAAAGAAGTGGGGACGTATGCAGCGAATAAGGTACGCTCACTTCAAGCAGAGTTCGCATGTATTGGATCAGTCCGTCATGTAGGCATGATGATTGGGATTGAGATTGTTGATCCAGAGACAGGGAAAAAAGATGGAGAACGAGCAGCAAAGATTTTAGATTTAGCACTTGAAGAAGGCGTCCTTTTTTACTTTTGTGGCAACGAAGGGGAAGTATTGCGTATGATTCCGCCTTTGACTGTGACAAAAGAGCAAATTGATGAAGGACTAACAAAATTGCGCCAAGCTCTTACTAGATTGAATCGCTAA